In Bythopirellula goksoeyrii, a single window of DNA contains:
- a CDS encoding UvrB/UvrC motif-containing protein translates to MPKRIQHLDRYLSDWPFVPGQVMVREVKGSDGRPLLQLRVDMGIIQLEVSGRPDGEKPEGFDTYYDSLLSQSFADGPAFQLDHDSCREIDREFYQFYHRRVCWLTLNRYDEAVRDADHTLALMDFSTANSPDPHWTLMHEQYRPFVMFHKIQALTLIQLEKSNHRGAVEAIDEGLSALQKLFDAHSSAEESDEDTLLDKLRDMKSSIAKHYDVGPSLAEQLAQAIASEQYELAAKLRDRLDKGPQN, encoded by the coding sequence ATGCCAAAACGCATCCAACATCTTGATCGGTACCTTTCTGATTGGCCATTTGTTCCCGGGCAAGTGATGGTGAGAGAGGTGAAAGGTTCCGACGGACGGCCGCTCTTGCAGCTGCGCGTAGATATGGGGATCATTCAGTTGGAGGTTTCTGGACGTCCCGATGGGGAGAAGCCCGAAGGTTTCGATACCTATTATGACAGCCTGCTCTCTCAGTCTTTTGCAGATGGTCCGGCATTTCAGTTAGATCATGATAGCTGTCGAGAAATTGATCGCGAATTCTATCAGTTCTATCATAGGCGAGTCTGCTGGCTAACTCTGAATCGCTATGACGAGGCCGTTCGTGATGCCGACCATACATTGGCGCTCATGGATTTCAGTACGGCCAATTCGCCGGACCCCCATTGGACACTAATGCACGAACAGTATCGTCCTTTTGTCATGTTTCATAAGATTCAAGCTTTGACTTTGATTCAATTGGAAAAGTCGAATCACCGGGGCGCTGTCGAAGCGATCGACGAAGGATTGTCGGCGTTGCAAAAACTGTTTGATGCCCATTCCTCGGCTGAAGAGAGTGATGAAGATACGTTGCTGGATAAACTGCGAGATATGAAGAGTTCAATCGCAAAGCACTATGATGTTGGCCCTTCTCTGGCCGAACAACTTGCCCAGGCTATTGCCTCTGAGCAATATGAACTGGCCGCAAAACTCAGAGATCGTTTAGACAAAGGTCCCCAGAACTGA
- a CDS encoding sugar phosphate isomerase/epimerase family protein: MNLSSAQKVSRLSMSEVTTYRWTFEEDIRRYLAAGFESIGVWRQKLSDYGEEEGIDLLAASGLAVSNLLWAGGFTGSDGRSFCEAVEDGCHAIRLAGAANAGCLIVYPGGRNHHTFRHAERLFRLALDSMLSLAEAADVTLAIEPMHPACAREWTFLTDIESTIAFIESIGSPNLKLVFDTYHFGHDLALISNLREVVPHIALVQLGDRREPHCPDRQRCPLGTGLVPLRTLLSELLNAGYTGDYDIELAGQGFGPANYQHLIEDSRLRFERLVPSLSNAGS; the protein is encoded by the coding sequence ATGAATCTCAGTAGTGCTCAAAAGGTTTCCCGATTATCGATGAGTGAGGTAACCACCTATCGTTGGACTTTTGAAGAAGACATCCGACGGTATCTAGCAGCAGGATTTGAATCGATTGGAGTTTGGAGGCAAAAGCTAAGTGATTATGGAGAAGAAGAAGGGATAGATCTATTAGCGGCTAGTGGCTTGGCGGTATCTAATCTTCTTTGGGCTGGGGGGTTCACCGGCAGTGATGGTCGAAGTTTTTGCGAAGCAGTCGAGGATGGTTGCCATGCTATTCGCTTAGCCGGGGCCGCAAACGCTGGCTGTTTGATTGTCTATCCTGGAGGTCGGAACCACCATACTTTTCGTCATGCAGAAAGACTGTTTCGATTGGCGCTCGATAGTATGCTCTCACTTGCTGAAGCAGCCGACGTGACGCTTGCAATCGAACCGATGCATCCTGCTTGTGCGCGGGAGTGGACATTTCTAACAGATATTGAATCTACGATTGCGTTTATCGAGAGCATTGGTTCTCCCAATCTGAAACTTGTTTTTGATACGTACCATTTTGGCCACGACTTGGCATTGATCTCCAATTTGCGAGAAGTTGTGCCTCACATCGCTCTTGTGCAGCTAGGAGATAGAAGGGAACCTCACTGTCCAGATCGTCAACGTTGTCCACTGGGAACCGGTCTAGTTCCACTACGTACCCTTCTGTCTGAATTGCTCAACGCCGGATACACGGGCGACTATGATATTGAGCTTGCTGGACAAGGATTTGGACCCGCCAACTACCAACATTTAATAGAAGATAGTCGATTGCGATTTGAACGGCTTGTGCCCTCTTTGAGCAATGCAGGATCATGA
- a CDS encoding carbon storage regulator, whose translation MLVLTRKQNEKIKIGNDITITVLRMKGKGVRLGIQAPEDMNVLRGELVFDIEDDSLEQEVRQNDSVLEPKTVPTGGSSGNMTSNRFCPSSTWSSESSQTAERTLSKTQSGNCQVSWSI comes from the coding sequence ATGTTAGTCTTAACACGGAAGCAAAACGAAAAGATTAAGATCGGAAATGACATCACTATCACTGTCCTGCGAATGAAAGGCAAGGGCGTACGTTTGGGAATCCAAGCCCCTGAAGACATGAACGTACTGCGGGGCGAATTAGTTTTCGATATCGAAGATGACTCGCTTGAGCAGGAGGTGCGTCAAAATGACTCGGTTCTCGAACCGAAGACAGTCCCAACGGGAGGCTCATCAGGGAATATGACTTCTAACCGGTTTTGCCCCTCGTCAACTTGGTCGAGTGAATCGTCCCAGACGGCAGAAAGAACTTTGTCGAAAACGCAATCAGGAAACTGCCAGGTTAGTTGGTCTATTTAG
- a CDS encoding response regulator: protein MSIRLLIADDHAVVRAGITAMLSTTDIAVVAEACDGTEALQLARKHRPDVALLDVRMPELDGMACLSKLGVEFPDTPVIMFSAYRNPTYIARAVALGAIGYLTKTSSREELIEAIRLGASGESLWSRDDLRAVSGSLSSARLENALDVPLTKRENEVLKQLALGLSNKEIAQALSISYETVKEHVQHVLRKLGVSDRTQAAVWAVRNGLV, encoded by the coding sequence ATGTCGATCCGCCTTCTGATAGCCGACGATCATGCGGTGGTAAGGGCGGGTATCACGGCAATGCTGAGTACAACCGATATCGCTGTTGTTGCTGAGGCATGCGATGGCACCGAGGCATTACAGTTAGCCCGAAAGCATCGCCCCGATGTCGCTCTCTTGGACGTACGCATGCCTGAACTCGATGGCATGGCCTGTCTTTCTAAACTAGGAGTCGAATTCCCCGACACTCCCGTCATTATGTTTAGTGCTTATAGGAACCCGACTTACATCGCGAGGGCAGTCGCTCTCGGTGCGATAGGATATCTCACGAAGACCTCGTCGCGAGAAGAACTTATCGAAGCCATCAGGCTTGGAGCTTCTGGTGAGTCGTTGTGGAGTCGAGATGATTTGCGTGCAGTATCCGGATCGCTGTCTAGTGCGCGCTTAGAAAACGCACTAGATGTTCCGCTCACAAAACGGGAGAATGAAGTCCTCAAGCAATTAGCCTTAGGACTCAGCAACAAGGAAATCGCGCAAGCCTTGTCAATTAGCTATGAAACAGTCAAGGAACACGTCCAACACGTTCTAAGAAAACTCGGCGTCTCTGATCGTACCCAGGCCGCAGTATGGGCGGTGCGAAATGGCTTAGTCTGA
- a CDS encoding hemerythrin domain-containing protein has product MHLIDSKAQANAAWMEHQILDHVKQALRVTLGWKVPSEGIPRKLSSVQFTLKSFQRHLERLMNLEEQDGYMAMVGEIKPNMQSRVDRLEREHDQFRLALDDLNPRFEEITEFDPGGMDRLCEDVYSLLDQIDRHDKEETDLIQETLLCDEGGEG; this is encoded by the coding sequence ATGCACTTGATCGATTCAAAAGCACAGGCAAACGCGGCTTGGATGGAGCACCAGATATTGGACCACGTGAAACAAGCACTTAGGGTCACTTTAGGTTGGAAGGTTCCCTCGGAAGGAATACCTCGCAAGCTGTCGAGCGTCCAATTCACCCTCAAGTCGTTTCAAAGGCACTTGGAAAGATTAATGAATCTTGAAGAACAAGATGGTTACATGGCAATGGTTGGCGAGATCAAACCCAACATGCAATCTCGCGTCGATCGATTGGAACGAGAGCACGATCAGTTTCGACTGGCTCTCGACGATTTAAATCCTCGATTTGAAGAGATTACCGAATTTGACCCGGGCGGGATGGATCGGTTGTGTGAAGACGTATACTCACTCTTGGACCAAATTGATCGCCACGATAAAGAAGAAACCGATCTAATTCAGGAAACGCTTTTATGTGACGAAGGTGGGGAAGGTTAG
- a CDS encoding enoyl-ACP reductase FabI, producing the protein MGVFAGKKGLITGVFNKQSIAWAIADRIMGEGAECGFSYMPDKPDDTRQKNLNRVQKLTDGNPQVRFLQPVDVTNDEHIQAVMDRCGSELGKIDFLLHAIAFALPDDLKGDTIATSRAGFKLAMDISAYSLIALANAAQPVLNDGASILTLTYFGGEKTVPGYNVMGVCKAALDSIVKYLAYDLGPRGIRVNALSAGPLQTISGRGAGVDEMLGLYEAMAPLGRNITHEEAGNSGCFLLSEMSSGITGEILHLDGGYNSMGSPGRLIDKFRAKQ; encoded by the coding sequence ATGGGCGTATTTGCGGGAAAAAAAGGACTGATTACGGGAGTATTCAACAAGCAATCGATTGCTTGGGCGATAGCTGACCGCATCATGGGCGAAGGAGCCGAGTGCGGTTTCTCCTACATGCCCGACAAGCCCGACGACACTCGTCAGAAGAATCTCAATCGCGTCCAGAAGCTCACGGATGGGAATCCCCAAGTGAGGTTTCTTCAGCCAGTGGATGTGACAAACGATGAACATATCCAGGCTGTGATGGATCGTTGTGGGAGCGAGCTTGGGAAGATCGACTTTCTCCTTCACGCGATTGCTTTTGCCCTCCCGGATGATCTCAAGGGAGACACAATTGCCACCAGTCGCGCGGGGTTCAAGTTGGCGATGGACATCAGTGCCTACAGTTTGATTGCCTTGGCTAATGCTGCTCAGCCAGTGCTCAATGATGGAGCTAGCATTCTCACCCTGACTTACTTCGGCGGTGAGAAAACGGTCCCCGGTTACAATGTGATGGGAGTATGCAAGGCAGCCCTCGATTCGATAGTCAAATATCTGGCCTATGATTTGGGCCCTCGAGGAATTCGCGTCAACGCTTTGAGTGCCGGCCCTCTACAAACCATTTCTGGCCGGGGGGCGGGAGTCGACGAGATGCTGGGGCTTTACGAAGCCATGGCTCCTTTGGGACGCAATATTACCCATGAAGAAGCTGGCAACAGCGGCTGCTTCCTGCTCTCAGAAATGTCCTCGGGGATTACAGGCGAGATACTTCATCTCGATGGCGGCTACAACTCTATGGGATCCCCTGGACGTCTCATCGATAAATTCCGTGCAAAGCAGTAA
- a CDS encoding KamA family radical SAM protein gives MIDTATTERREISKISLPGKGQSTLEQTPRREYQSLQHVRPPVSFESLTHGQFPEEEFWRKLPAYADIDRETFLDYKWQSRNSKTSAGRLKKLIGDFAPAEFFTDLEQGLSKAPMALRISPYIISLIDWEDPYNCPLRIQFVPIGNRLLEDHPNTHLDSLNEQGDSPTPGLTHRYFDKALFLPINTCPVYCRFCTRSYSVGMDTEEVSKVSLRVDYERWKKAFEYIESRPELEDIVISGGDAYNLRADQLEEIGLTLLAIPNVRRIRVATKGLAVMPQKILSDKKWLQALTTVGNHARKNHKDMAIHTHFNHPKEMTWISQQALGVLHERGITVRNQAVMQRGVNDEVDTMIQLVRRLSYINVHPYYVYVCDMVSGIEDLRTSLSTALNIEKHVRGSTAGFNTPTFVCDLPGGGGKRSIHSYEYYNQDTGIAVYTAPSVKAGKLFFYFDPIHSLSEQSRLRWSDPVEGQRMLDEAIRESKTSSSTVDLA, from the coding sequence ATGATTGATACTGCGACGACCGAACGGCGCGAGATATCGAAAATATCCCTGCCTGGCAAAGGTCAATCGACATTAGAGCAAACGCCTCGTCGAGAATACCAGAGTTTACAGCATGTTCGTCCGCCGGTTTCCTTCGAGTCTTTAACTCATGGCCAGTTCCCTGAGGAGGAATTCTGGCGCAAGCTTCCGGCATATGCGGATATCGACCGTGAGACATTCCTAGACTACAAGTGGCAGTCGCGAAATTCAAAAACCAGTGCTGGGCGACTAAAAAAATTGATCGGAGATTTTGCGCCCGCAGAATTCTTCACCGATTTGGAGCAGGGACTTAGTAAGGCCCCCATGGCGCTACGCATTTCTCCTTACATCATCTCGCTCATCGATTGGGAAGATCCATATAATTGCCCTTTGCGCATTCAATTTGTTCCAATAGGCAATAGACTTCTCGAAGACCATCCCAATACGCATCTCGATTCTCTCAACGAGCAAGGCGATTCGCCGACCCCAGGCCTTACTCATCGCTACTTCGACAAAGCGCTCTTCCTTCCCATTAATACCTGTCCAGTGTATTGCCGCTTTTGCACACGGAGTTACTCTGTCGGCATGGATACGGAGGAAGTATCTAAGGTTTCGCTTCGCGTCGACTACGAGCGATGGAAAAAAGCTTTTGAGTATATCGAATCGCGGCCGGAGCTTGAAGACATCGTTATTAGTGGGGGCGATGCCTACAATCTGCGTGCTGACCAACTAGAAGAAATCGGCTTAACATTACTTGCGATTCCGAACGTTCGCCGGATCCGAGTTGCGACCAAAGGATTGGCGGTCATGCCACAGAAAATACTTTCGGATAAAAAGTGGCTGCAGGCGCTCACTACCGTTGGTAATCACGCTCGTAAGAACCATAAAGACATGGCGATTCATACCCATTTCAATCACCCCAAGGAGATGACCTGGATTTCTCAGCAAGCATTAGGCGTGTTGCACGAGCGAGGCATTACTGTGCGTAACCAAGCAGTCATGCAGCGAGGAGTAAACGATGAAGTCGATACAATGATTCAATTGGTGCGTCGTTTAAGCTATATCAACGTTCATCCCTACTATGTTTATGTTTGCGACATGGTGAGCGGAATAGAGGACCTGCGCACCAGCTTGTCGACGGCACTCAACATAGAAAAGCATGTCCGAGGTTCGACTGCAGGGTTTAATACACCTACGTTTGTCTGTGATCTACCCGGCGGGGGGGGGAAACGCTCGATTCATTCCTATGAATACTACAATCAAGATACTGGAATAGCCGTTTATACGGCTCCTTCGGTTAAAGCGGGAAAGTTGTTCTTCTACTTTGATCCGATTCATAGCTTGAGCGAGCAATCGAGGTTAAGATGGAGTGATCCAGTCGAGGGACAAAGAATGCTCGACGAAGCCATTCGCGAATCGAAGACCTCCTCTTCTACCGTGGATCTTGCCTAA
- a CDS encoding AAA family ATPase → MPNFEFPDLPSQFRQLLGQCRDLYVSSGELCVREFPNLVPKTETGFVQLMDDLHRALVVKVFVTICEADRRWSTNEKFLGEVLLFHLWSEWLKEDQLKAALQEMSEKATSLKWYALVRPFDQIVPLRERVGELETIVTRLANIVARADGPLKPKEAMRLKMIQDELQRHLRQIPIDEPTQHQEEREARIEAVEKILRDAKNIPDTTHSSSTAQSTQQEAFPGEKSKIRISEEVAGPTETQTSPEEQLQDALAELDRLIGLENIKEEVRTLTNFLKIQNQREQAGLPATNLSLHMVFGGNPGTGKTTVARIVGKIFGAMGILKKGHLVETDRSGLVAEYAGQTGPKTNQRIDEALDGVLFVDEAYTLIASSGEDPFGHEAVQTLLKRMEDDRERLVVILAGYPVEMAILLHSNPGLSSRFSRNLEFVDYTALELAQIFGLMCDKNRYALQPLTRAKVIVGFDYLYARRTRFFGNGRTARNLFEQAIRLMANRIVGIVELTVEQLSTLEPEDIEFDGVPIEIFSKLKEDGTLRFHIVCPNCSHGKDVSTKFLGQGVRCPKCEHNFSADWGSLVPVAENDPEAKSVEE, encoded by the coding sequence ATGCCAAACTTCGAATTTCCCGACCTTCCCTCCCAGTTTCGCCAGCTGCTCGGCCAATGCCGAGATCTCTACGTCTCAAGTGGAGAACTCTGCGTCCGGGAGTTTCCAAACTTGGTGCCCAAGACCGAGACGGGATTCGTGCAATTGATGGACGACCTCCATCGCGCTTTGGTGGTGAAAGTTTTTGTCACAATCTGTGAAGCGGATAGGCGGTGGAGTACGAACGAAAAATTCCTGGGTGAGGTCCTGCTTTTTCACTTGTGGAGCGAGTGGCTGAAGGAAGACCAGCTCAAGGCAGCCCTCCAGGAGATGTCTGAGAAAGCGACTTCACTCAAATGGTATGCACTCGTGAGGCCGTTTGATCAGATTGTTCCGCTGCGTGAAAGGGTGGGTGAACTAGAAACCATCGTCACGCGATTAGCCAATATCGTCGCCAGGGCAGATGGTCCTTTGAAGCCAAAAGAAGCAATGCGATTGAAAATGATACAGGACGAGCTTCAACGACATCTGCGCCAAATTCCGATCGATGAACCTACCCAACATCAAGAAGAGCGCGAGGCTCGCATCGAGGCGGTTGAGAAAATTCTGCGAGACGCCAAGAACATACCTGATACGACCCACAGTAGTTCGACAGCGCAATCAACTCAGCAAGAAGCGTTTCCCGGTGAGAAAAGCAAGATAAGAATCTCAGAAGAAGTTGCCGGGCCAACGGAGACGCAGACGTCACCGGAAGAGCAACTGCAGGACGCACTAGCAGAGCTAGACCGGCTTATCGGCCTGGAGAATATCAAAGAGGAAGTGCGTACCTTAACGAATTTCCTGAAGATTCAAAACCAACGAGAGCAGGCGGGACTTCCGGCTACCAACTTAAGTCTTCACATGGTTTTCGGCGGCAATCCTGGCACAGGAAAGACTACAGTGGCCCGTATTGTCGGCAAGATTTTTGGCGCGATGGGAATCCTCAAGAAAGGTCATCTTGTCGAAACCGATCGCTCTGGCCTTGTGGCAGAATATGCCGGCCAAACGGGCCCCAAAACGAATCAACGAATTGACGAAGCACTCGACGGTGTCCTGTTTGTCGACGAGGCATATACGTTGATCGCTAGTTCCGGTGAAGATCCTTTTGGTCACGAAGCCGTACAAACGCTGTTAAAACGAATGGAGGATGACCGCGAGCGACTAGTAGTTATCCTAGCAGGGTATCCGGTTGAAATGGCGATCCTATTGCACTCGAATCCAGGTTTGTCGTCGCGTTTTAGCAGAAACCTGGAATTCGTTGATTACACTGCATTGGAACTTGCCCAGATTTTTGGTCTCATGTGTGACAAGAACCGCTATGCGCTTCAACCACTAACACGAGCAAAGGTGATTGTTGGTTTTGACTACCTCTATGCTCGTCGGACTCGTTTCTTCGGTAACGGGCGGACAGCTCGGAACCTCTTCGAACAAGCTATCCGCTTGATGGCCAATCGAATTGTCGGTATTGTCGAACTGACTGTTGAACAACTTTCGACGCTTGAACCAGAGGATATTGAGTTCGATGGAGTACCGATCGAGATCTTTTCGAAACTAAAGGAAGACGGCACACTACGTTTCCACATCGTCTGTCCAAATTGTTCTCACGGCAAAGACGTATCGACCAAGTTTCTCGGTCAAGGCGTTCGTTGTCCTAAGTGTGAGCATAACTTTTCGGCTGACTGGGGTAGTCTCGTTCCCGTCGCCGAGAACGATCCAGAGGCGAAATCAGTCGAAGAGTAG
- the arfB gene encoding alternative ribosome rescue aminoacyl-tRNA hydrolase ArfB codes for MARSLIVNSRITIPATELAATFVRSSGPGGQNVNKVNSKVVLRWNISDSTALPPEVKSRFLQQFSSRISQSGDILISSDKYRNQARNLSDCCEKLRQLLQIALVSPRKRKNTRPTKASVERRLRSKREKSSRKQARQFKAGEE; via the coding sequence ATGGCTCGGTCACTAATTGTCAACTCGCGAATCACAATTCCTGCAACAGAATTAGCTGCAACTTTTGTTAGAAGCTCTGGTCCGGGGGGGCAGAATGTAAATAAAGTTAATAGCAAAGTAGTATTGCGATGGAATATATCAGATTCAACCGCCCTCCCTCCTGAGGTCAAGTCTCGATTCCTTCAGCAGTTCAGTTCTCGAATTAGCCAGTCAGGCGACATCCTGATTTCCAGTGACAAATATCGAAACCAGGCCCGCAACCTGTCGGATTGCTGCGAAAAGCTTCGCCAGCTTCTTCAAATTGCCCTAGTTTCTCCCCGAAAAAGAAAAAACACACGGCCAACAAAAGCATCCGTCGAGAGACGCTTGAGGAGCAAACGCGAAAAATCATCGCGTAAACAGGCCCGCCAGTTTAAAGCCGGCGAAGAATAG
- a CDS encoding esterase/lipase family protein produces the protein MQEKPAIQPATIRQPPGQCRSSFVLLLLFCLVTGCATSTNKWVALRSTPRNPLTESLGLLTKQGPKPTERTLQLLRRYNLHEDLEGDRRELLVKLGEIEKRSPNRENVYAQAELAYVVGKRAERGSHSEKALEYYGAAVLHSYSYLFDEKYATVSNPYDPEFRRACDLYNAALEGTLRIVQEQNSLQPGTTQHIKTANHDCRLEVRLQSNDWHADDIDHFEFVTDYEVHGLRNHYHNFGLGVPLIAVRRKHEGEDPREEYYPEDLSFPVTAFLRVNLAAANESTVQTAVLELFDPLNQPMVQVASHNVPLETDLSTPLAHTLSQPALDDTRLSTLGLLKPEKVKQVQGLYMLEPFQEDKIPVLMVHGLWSSPVTWMEMFNDLRSDPQIRKHYQFWFYLYPTGQPFWFSAAQMREDLADMRQKVDPEGRFPALDQTILVGHSMGGLVSKLQTVDSGNDFWSTLSEHPFSELQADEELREGLAQTFFFDPNPSIRRVITIGTPHRGSEFANDTTRWLGRKLIRIPTKLMQGKHQLIARNPGFFRKDAPLDINTSIDSLEPKSPLLPVLLTAHCSSWVKYNNIMGELPAEGIASWFSSGKGDGVVTLESARLENAESQIVVPADHSLVHRHPQSILEVRRILLQQVAEIRNYTYGDQINQVSIPQQSIREARIQSELPLPTSTSNIDSEIAQEATPILAK, from the coding sequence TTGCAGGAAAAACCAGCCATCCAACCCGCAACGATACGGCAGCCGCCCGGGCAGTGTCGCTCATCGTTCGTATTGCTGTTGCTGTTTTGCCTGGTAACTGGTTGTGCTACCTCAACCAACAAATGGGTAGCTCTGCGTTCCACTCCTCGCAATCCTCTCACCGAGTCCCTTGGACTACTAACCAAACAAGGCCCCAAACCGACCGAGCGAACTCTCCAACTGCTCCGTCGCTATAACTTGCATGAAGATCTGGAAGGTGATCGCCGAGAGTTGCTCGTCAAACTAGGCGAGATTGAAAAACGGAGTCCTAATCGCGAGAACGTCTACGCCCAAGCAGAATTGGCCTACGTCGTCGGCAAACGAGCCGAAAGAGGCTCGCATTCAGAAAAAGCTTTAGAGTACTATGGTGCTGCCGTGTTGCATTCCTATAGTTATCTCTTCGACGAGAAGTATGCGACCGTATCCAACCCCTACGATCCTGAATTCCGCCGCGCATGTGATCTCTACAATGCGGCTTTAGAAGGGACCCTCCGGATTGTCCAAGAACAAAACTCCTTGCAACCCGGCACCACGCAACATATCAAAACAGCGAATCACGACTGCCGGCTCGAAGTGCGCCTGCAGAGTAACGATTGGCACGCCGACGACATCGATCATTTCGAGTTTGTCACTGATTACGAAGTGCATGGATTACGTAATCACTATCACAACTTCGGCTTGGGCGTTCCACTAATCGCGGTGCGCCGCAAGCACGAGGGAGAAGATCCCCGTGAAGAATATTATCCCGAGGATCTCTCCTTTCCCGTTACTGCGTTTCTGCGTGTTAACCTGGCAGCAGCCAACGAGAGTACGGTCCAAACTGCCGTCTTGGAACTCTTTGATCCACTCAACCAACCGATGGTCCAGGTAGCAAGTCACAATGTCCCGCTGGAGACGGATCTAAGCACTCCTCTGGCACATACGCTCAGCCAGCCTGCATTGGACGACACACGCCTCTCCACCTTGGGACTCTTGAAGCCTGAGAAAGTCAAACAGGTTCAGGGGCTGTATATGCTTGAACCTTTTCAAGAAGACAAGATCCCCGTTTTAATGGTGCACGGTCTCTGGTCGAGTCCAGTCACCTGGATGGAAATGTTTAACGACCTCCGCAGTGATCCGCAAATACGGAAGCATTACCAATTCTGGTTTTACCTGTATCCCACAGGTCAGCCATTCTGGTTCAGCGCGGCCCAGATGCGAGAAGACCTTGCTGACATGAGACAGAAAGTCGATCCCGAAGGCCGTTTTCCAGCACTTGATCAAACGATATTGGTCGGCCATAGCATGGGTGGACTTGTTTCTAAGTTGCAGACGGTGGATAGCGGCAATGACTTCTGGTCCACACTTAGCGAACACCCCTTTTCTGAGTTGCAGGCCGATGAAGAATTACGCGAAGGACTGGCACAAACATTCTTTTTTGACCCCAATCCCTCGATTCGCCGCGTGATTACAATCGGAACACCTCATCGGGGGAGCGAATTTGCCAATGACACAACCCGATGGCTTGGCAGAAAACTCATTCGCATTCCCACAAAGCTCATGCAAGGAAAACATCAACTCATCGCACGAAACCCAGGGTTCTTTCGCAAGGACGCTCCGCTGGATATAAATACCAGTATCGATTCGCTTGAACCCAAGTCTCCTCTGTTACCGGTGTTGTTGACTGCTCACTGCAGCTCGTGGGTTAAGTACAACAACATCATGGGTGAATTGCCCGCCGAAGGAATCGCAAGTTGGTTTTCCAGTGGCAAAGGTGACGGCGTCGTGACTCTCGAAAGTGCTCGATTAGAAAATGCCGAGTCGCAAATCGTAGTGCCGGCGGATCACTCTCTAGTACATCGACATCCACAAAGCATACTTGAGGTCCGTCGAATTCTCTTGCAGCAGGTGGCTGAAATACGCAATTACACCTACGGTGATCAAATTAATCAAGTCTCAATTCCACAGCAATCTATCCGGGAGGCCAGAATCCAATCAGAATTGCCATTACCGACATCAACTTCCAATATTGATTCTGAGATTGCCCAAGAAGCAACTCCTATTCTTGCTAAATAG